A genome region from Lutra lutra chromosome 11, mLutLut1.2, whole genome shotgun sequence includes the following:
- the IL6 gene encoding interleukin-6, which translates to MNSLSTSAFSPVAFSLGLLLVMATAFPTPGPLGGDSKDDATSNRPPLTSADKMEDFIKFILGKISALRNEMCDKYNKCEDSKEALAENNLNLPKLAEKDRCFQSRFNQETCLTRITTGLQEFQIHLKYLESNYEGNKDNAHSVYISTKHLLQTLRPMNQIEVTTPDPTTDASLQALFKSQDKWLKHTTIHLILRRLEDFLQFSLRAIRIM; encoded by the exons ATGAACTCCctctccacaa GCGCCTTCAGTCCAGTGGCCTTCTCTCTGGGACTGCTCCTGGTGATGGCTACTGCTTTCCCTACCCCGGGACCCCTGGGAGGAGATTCCAAAGATGATGCCACCTCAAACAGACCACCACTCACCTCTGCAGACAAAATGGAAGACTTCATTAAGTTCATCCTTGGCAAAATCTCTGCACTGAGAAATGAG ATGTGTGACAAGTATAACAAGTGTGAAGACAGCAAGGAGGCACTGGCAGAGAACAACCTAAATCTTCCAAAACTGGCCGAAAAGGACAGATGCTTCCAGTCTCGATTCAATCAG GAGACCTGTCTGACAAGAATCACTACCGGTCTTCAGGAGTTTCAGATACACCTGAAATACCTAGAGTCCAACTATGAGGGTAATAAGGACAATGCCCACTCTGTGTACATCAGCACCAAACACCTGCTCCAGACGCTGAGGCCCATG AATCAGATTGAAGTGACCACCCCCGACCCTACCACAGATGCCAGCCTGCAGGCTCTCTTCAAGTCGCAGGACAAGTGGCTGAAACACACAACAATTCACCTCATCCTAAGGAGACTTGAGGATTTCCTGCAGTTCAGCCTGAGGGCCATTCGGATCATGTAG